The Flavobacterium sp. 102 genomic interval TCTTGCGAAAAAAAGAAGGCGATACTTTATTGGTCACCAATGGATTTGGGTTTTTATTTACTACAGAAATTTCAATTGCATCTGACAATAAATGCACAGTCAAAATCAATTCGTTTGAGCAACACGAAAAGCCTAAATTTCAATTGCATTTGGCTGTGGCACCAACCAAAATGAACGAACGCTACGAATGGTTTTTAGAAAAAGCGACTGAAATCGGTATTCAAGAAATCACACCAATTATCTGCGAACATTCGGAACGAAAAATAATTAAGACCGATAGATTTCAGAAGATTTTGGAAAGTGCAATGAAACAATCTTTGCATTATTATTTGCCCAAATTAAACGAACTAGTCCCTTTTAAGGAGTTTCTAAAAAAGGAAAACAACAGCCAGAAATTCATCGCCCATTGCGAAGAAACCGATAAAAAATCATTGAAAAATGAATTGAAAACCAACGAAGATGTAACCATACTCATTGGTCCAGAAGGCGATTTTTCTGTTAAAGAAATAGAATTGGCACTTGAGCATCATTATATTCCTGTATCTTTGGGTCAAACAAGGTTGAGAACTGAGACTGCTGCTATTGTAGCTTGTCATTCGGTGGTATTTAAGAATGAAAATAATTGATAATTGATAATTGATAATTGATAATTGATAATTGATAATTGATAATTGATAATTGATAAATAATGATTTTTAGTTTATGAAAAGACTTTTTTTTCTTTTTCTCGTTATTACTTCAACTGGTTTTTCCCAAGAAATAGCCCTTTTAAAATATAATGGCGGCGGCGATTGGTATGCCAATCCTACTTCATTACCTAATTTGATTAAATACTCTAATCAAACAATCAATACTAACATCAAAGCCAAACCGGCAACCGTTGAACCCGGAAGTCCTGATATTTTTGGTTATCCATTTGTACACATGACAGGTCATGGTAATGTTGTTTTCAGCGATGCCGAGATTGTAAACTTGAGAAACTACTTGCTCTCCGGTGGATTTTTGCATGCTGATGACAATTATGGTATGGACCAATACATTCGCAGAGAAATCAAACGCATTTTCCCTAATAACGATTTAATTGAAATTCCGGCCAATCATGCCATTTTTCAAAAGCCTAATGTTTTTGCTACAGGTTTACCCAAAATCCACGAGCACGATAACAAACGCCCGCAAGCTTTTGGTATTTTTATAGACAATCGCTTGGTGTTGTTGTATACTTATGAATGCGACTTAGGTGATGGTTGGGAAGATCCTGAAGTTCACAACAATCCTAAAGAAGTACGTGAAAAAGCACTGAAAATGGGCGCTAATATTTTAAATTACATTTTTAATCATTAAACCATGATGACTTCAAAAACTATTGCCATTGGAATTATAAAAGCTGTTGGAATTATAGTTTTAGCCGCTTTGGCACTGTATTTTTTATACCAAATTCAGTCCGTAATTATTTATTTAGTCGTTGCTTTTATTTTAACCCTAATTGGAAATCCGATACTCGACTTTTTCAAAAGAAGACTAAAATTCAACCACATCTTTGCTACGATTGCTACCTTAACCATTTTCGTCCTGCTTATTTTTGGCTTAATCTCAATGTTTATTCCACTAATTTTAGCACAAGGTGAAAATTTATCGCTTTTAAATACTACCGCGATTGAAAAAAGCACTCTTGAATTAATCAATAAAATAGCCATTTTTCTTGACAGCCATGGTATTGATTCCTCTCGCCTTTTTAAAGAAGCGAACATCAGTTCTAAGTTGAATTTCAATTTCATTCCTAATTTGTTCAACAGCATCATCACCACCATTAGCAATTTCGGAATCGGATTGGCCTCGGTCCTATTCATTACTTTTTTCTTTCTTAAAGACCGTTTGGTATTCATCATGAGTGCCAAAGATTTAATGCCGGATGCGCAAGAAGACAAAATCTTAAATTCATTACACAAAATCAATCATTTGTTATCACGCTATTTCATTGGACTGCTGTTACAATTGTTAATCGTATTCATTTTATACTTAATTGTATTGCTGATTTTTGGAGTAGATAATGCCTTGCTTATCGCTTTTTTATGCGCTATTCTGAATATTGTTCCTTACATCGGACCGCTGATTGCTTCAGTTGTTGCCGCAATTTTAACCATGTTGGGCAACTTAGGCGGTGATTTTCAAAGCCAAATTCTGCCTTTGACGCTTTATGTAATGATTGGTTTTTGGATAGTCCAATTAATCGACAACAATGTTTCTTCCCCGATGATTTTCTCTCAAAGTGTCAGTTCACATCCTTTGGAAATTTTTCTCGTCGTATTGATTACAGGCTTCCTTTTTGGAATAGTTGGGATGATTGTTGCCATACCTTTTTACACTATACTAAAGGTTTTTGGCAAAGAATTTTTTCCCGAAAACAAAATCATCAAATTGTTAACCAAAAACATTTAGTATGGATCAATCCATATTGACTGAAGAAATTCAAAGTTTTATCCATAACAATATTGAAGCCGATATCAATCAATTAGCGCTTCAAAAGAATAAATTTCCTAATACAGATTGGACTTCCATTTTAAATCAAATTGCGGCAAAACAAAAGGCAAAAACCAAATTACCAACTTGGTTCAACACTGCAAATATCCTTTATCCTTCTAAGATTTCTGTAGAACAAACTTCTTCCGAAAGAACAGCTGAATACAAATCACAATTGGTTTCCGGCAAAAGTCTAATCGATTTGAGCGGTGGTTTTGGCGTAGATGATTTTTATTTTGCCCAAAAAGTGAAACAAGTTGTTCATTGTGAAATCAACGAAGCCTTGTCTGACATTGTAAAACACAATTTTGAACAACTGAAAGCGTCCAATATTGAATGCTTTTCAGGCGATAGTTATGAAATTCTAAAAAGCAGGAACGAAAAACCGGATTGGATTTACATCGATCCGTCGAGAAGAAATGATGCCAAAGGCAAGGTGTTTATGCTTACAGATTGCCTTCCGAATGTGCCAGAAAATCTCGATTTTTATTTTGGCTTTGCCCCCAATATCATGATTAAAACGGCGCCTTTATTGGACATAACCGCCGGATTGTCGGAATTAAAAAATGTAAAAGCGATTCATATCGTTGCTTTGGAAAATGAAGTCAAAGAATTGCTTTGGGTTTTAGAGAAAGATTATACCAAAACCATCAAAATGGTTACGGCTAATCTTCTGAAAAATGAAACTCAAGAGTTAAGATTTGAGCTCGATGCAGAAAACCAAGCCCATTTTGGTTTACCCCAAAAATTTTTATACGAACCCAATGCGGCCATCATGAAATCTGGCGGATTTGACGTGGTTTCGAGTCAGTTTAAACTTGACAAGTTGCACCATCATTCGCACTTGTATACTTCGGAAGCCTTAATTGATTTTCCCGGTCGCCGTTTTGAAATTCAGCAAGTCATTGGTTACAATAAAAACGAAATGAAACCATTCCTGGAAAATCAAAAAGCCAATATCACCACGAGAAACTTTCCTGATTCGGTCGAAAACATTCGCAAAAAATGGAAAATCAAAGATGGTGGAAATTTGTATTGTTTTTTCACAACTGATGTGAATAATAATAAAATAGTTTTACTTTGCAGCAAATTATCATAAACCCATGAACAATCTGATTTTAGCTTTATTTTTACTTTTAAATATTACGGCATTTGCCCAAAAACCTTGTGAAATTGACAATGATATTAAAGATAGTTTAGGCACCTATAAATCAACCAAACAATACATTATTTTTGAAAGAAGTTTTGCCGGCAACTCAACCGATATTTTCTTTTCTCTATCCAATGACAATGGGATTCTTGGGCTTGAAATACAAATTTTACAACGCAGTCAAGACTTTATCAAAGCCATTTGTTTTGACGCTGGTTCCAAAATCTATTTACAGCTCAACAATGGTAAAATCGTGACGTTATTGTATGCCGGAAAAGATACTTGTGGTAATTTGTTGCGCGATGAAAACAATAGCAACAACCGAATCACCACCGGTAATTTTGTGTTTTCTAAAGAAAATTTTGAAGCGTTGAAAACATCACCGGTTACTTTTATGAGAATAAAATATGCGGGAGAAACCATAGATTATCCCTACCGAACTGCGTTTGTTTCCGAACTGGATAAAAAAGTTTATGAACCGGAAGGTTACTTCATAAACTTCTTAAAGTGTGTTGAAAATTAATCTTCGCAACGCCATTTTTGATTAGACACTTTATCGTCCGAACTGTTATTCAAATTGTAATGCCACCATTCTGAATCGAAAGATTTGAAGTTGTGTTGGAGCATGATTTCCTTTAAAAACTTACGATTGGCCAAAATTTCTTCGGAAAGATTTAGGTAATTGTGACTGGCTTCTTCACCAAAAAAATCAAAAAGAGTTCCCATATTCAATTCAATTCCAAGTGAATCGACTAAAGTGATGTCAACCGCACCGCCTTTGTTGTGAATCGAACCCTTTTTCGGATTGGCCACATAGGTCGGATTGGGAACAATTTGCCACATCTTTTTTTGAATTGCAATCGGACGATAACAATCGTATAATTTTATTTTAAAACCTTTGGCTAAAAAAGTTTTGTTGGCTTCCAATAAAGATTTAACGGTTTTTACCCGTAAAAAACATTCGCCACACGGATAAACCTTTTCTTTTAGAAAATTGTCCGAAGTCGCATATTTCATCTCAAAAACAAAATCGTTGCTGTAATTCTTTAAGTTGACAAAAGCATTGTCGTTGGTTTCTTTGGTAATGTCTAATAAAATAGGTGACTTTTTGGCATCGAGATAAGTTGACTTACAAGACACGAGCGTGAGCGAACTGGCGAAGCAAATCAAAACGCAAATCATCAACAAAAATGACACTTTTTTCATCGGCTATATTTCATCACTGGTAAACGTTGTAAAACTTCTTTTTTTATAAGGACGCACAATCAATCGGCCTTCACGATCAAAACGAATGTAATTGTAAACCCAATTGGTGAAAACTACCGCTTTGTTTTTGAATCCGATTAGAGAAAATAAATGCACAAACATCCAAACAAACCAAGCAAACACGCCGCTGAAATGATAGTTAGGTAAATCGACTACGGCCAAATTTCTACCAATTGTCGCCATTGAGCCTTTATCGTTGTATTCAAACGGTTTCATGATTCTGCCAGCAATCAATTGCACCAAATTATCGCCCAACAATTTTCCTTGCTGCATTGCCGGTTGTGCCATCATTGGATGGCCTTGAGGATATTCCTTGGTTTC includes:
- a CDS encoding DUF4159 domain-containing protein, whose translation is MKRLFFLFLVITSTGFSQEIALLKYNGGGDWYANPTSLPNLIKYSNQTINTNIKAKPATVEPGSPDIFGYPFVHMTGHGNVVFSDAEIVNLRNYLLSGGFLHADDNYGMDQYIRREIKRIFPNNDLIEIPANHAIFQKPNVFATGLPKIHEHDNKRPQAFGIFIDNRLVLLYTYECDLGDGWEDPEVHNNPKEVREKALKMGANILNYIFNH
- a CDS encoding M15 family metallopeptidase, which gives rise to MKKVSFLLMICVLICFASSLTLVSCKSTYLDAKKSPILLDITKETNDNAFVNLKNYSNDFVFEMKYATSDNFLKEKVYPCGECFLRVKTVKSLLEANKTFLAKGFKIKLYDCYRPIAIQKKMWQIVPNPTYVANPKKGSIHNKGGAVDITLVDSLGIELNMGTLFDFFGEEASHNYLNLSEEILANRKFLKEIMLQHNFKSFDSEWWHYNLNNSSDDKVSNQKWRCED
- a CDS encoding AI-2E family transporter, translating into MMTSKTIAIGIIKAVGIIVLAALALYFLYQIQSVIIYLVVAFILTLIGNPILDFFKRRLKFNHIFATIATLTIFVLLIFGLISMFIPLILAQGENLSLLNTTAIEKSTLELINKIAIFLDSHGIDSSRLFKEANISSKLNFNFIPNLFNSIITTISNFGIGLASVLFITFFFLKDRLVFIMSAKDLMPDAQEDKILNSLHKINHLLSRYFIGLLLQLLIVFILYLIVLLIFGVDNALLIAFLCAILNIVPYIGPLIASVVAAILTMLGNLGGDFQSQILPLTLYVMIGFWIVQLIDNNVSSPMIFSQSVSSHPLEIFLVVLITGFLFGIVGMIVAIPFYTILKVFGKEFFPENKIIKLLTKNI
- a CDS encoding class I SAM-dependent methyltransferase; the encoded protein is MDQSILTEEIQSFIHNNIEADINQLALQKNKFPNTDWTSILNQIAAKQKAKTKLPTWFNTANILYPSKISVEQTSSERTAEYKSQLVSGKSLIDLSGGFGVDDFYFAQKVKQVVHCEINEALSDIVKHNFEQLKASNIECFSGDSYEILKSRNEKPDWIYIDPSRRNDAKGKVFMLTDCLPNVPENLDFYFGFAPNIMIKTAPLLDITAGLSELKNVKAIHIVALENEVKELLWVLEKDYTKTIKMVTANLLKNETQELRFELDAENQAHFGLPQKFLYEPNAAIMKSGGFDVVSSQFKLDKLHHHSHLYTSEALIDFPGRRFEIQQVIGYNKNEMKPFLENQKANITTRNFPDSVENIRKKWKIKDGGNLYCFFTTDVNNNKIVLLCSKLS
- a CDS encoding 16S rRNA (uracil(1498)-N(3))-methyltransferase is translated as MQLFYNPSISETATSFVFDKEESKHIIKVLRKKEGDTLLVTNGFGFLFTTEISIASDNKCTVKINSFEQHEKPKFQLHLAVAPTKMNERYEWFLEKATEIGIQEITPIICEHSERKIIKTDRFQKILESAMKQSLHYYLPKLNELVPFKEFLKKENNSQKFIAHCEETDKKSLKNELKTNEDVTILIGPEGDFSVKEIELALEHHYIPVSLGQTRLRTETAAIVACHSVVFKNENN